In Rattus rattus isolate New Zealand chromosome 3, Rrattus_CSIRO_v1, whole genome shotgun sequence, one genomic interval encodes:
- the S100a8 gene encoding protein S100-A8, whose translation MATELEKALSNVIDVYHNYSGIKGNHHALYRDDFRKMVTTECPQFVQNKNTESLFKELDVNSDNAINFEEFLVLVIRMGVAAHKDSHKE comes from the exons ATGGCGACTGAACTGGAGAAGGCCTTGAGCAATGTCATTGATGTCTACCACAATTATTCTGGTATAAAAGGGAATCACCATGCCCTCTACAGGGATGACTTCAGGAAAATGGTCACTACTGAGTGCCCTCAGTTTGTGCAG AATAAAAATACCGAAAGCTTGTTCAAAGAATTGGACGTCAATAGTGACAATGCAATTAACTTCGAAGAGTTCCTTGTGTTGGTGATAAGGATGGGTGTGGCAGCTCATAAAGACAGCCACAAGGAGTAA